From a region of the Mycobacterium sp. SMC-8 genome:
- a CDS encoding YchJ family protein, with product MRADQDCPCGSGDPYGRCCLPLHQGERQAQTAEQLMRSRYSAYVAGEADYIWRTWHPRTRPDGIADDATVTWTRLEVVDFVAGRPGDQTGEVEFLAHHGTGALHERSRFAVRAGRWFYVDGDLFD from the coding sequence ATGCGAGCTGACCAGGACTGCCCCTGTGGCAGCGGTGACCCGTACGGACGCTGCTGCCTGCCGCTCCATCAAGGGGAGCGGCAGGCGCAGACCGCCGAACAGCTCATGAGGTCGCGCTACAGCGCGTACGTCGCGGGTGAGGCCGACTACATCTGGCGGACGTGGCATCCGCGCACGCGACCAGACGGCATCGCCGACGATGCCACGGTGACGTGGACGCGGCTGGAGGTGGTCGACTTCGTCGCAGGCCGACCCGGTGACCAGACCGGCGAAGTGGAGTTCCTCGCCCACCACGGAACCGGGGCCCTGCACGAGCGGTCCCGGTTCGCGGTGCGCGCCGGCCGGTGGTTCTACGTCGACGGTGACCTGTTCGACTGA
- the bla gene encoding class A beta-lactamase — MTEFSRRHVLFGGVSLVALAACSPQTVLADPVEPLPPLDQRIEALGQRHNAQIGLYALDLDTQRGIEFGADEPFAMCSTFKAYAAAAVLQRTQTGELTLNDAIPIEPGDIRPHSPVTEPRVGTSMSLAELCQAALQQSDNAAANGLLRVLGGPQAITVFARSIGDHRTRLDRWEVELNSALPGDPRDTSTPRALGDGYRNILTGDVLNPPTRRQLLDWMLANQTSSMRAGLPAGYTSADKTGSGDYGTTNDVGVAYGPAGQQVLLSLMTRSAIDDPDAPSLRPLIGELAALALSELG; from the coding sequence ATGACGGAATTCTCCCGACGACACGTGTTGTTCGGCGGGGTGTCACTGGTGGCATTGGCCGCGTGTTCCCCGCAGACCGTTCTCGCCGACCCGGTCGAGCCGCTGCCTCCGCTGGACCAACGCATAGAGGCGCTCGGACAGCGACACAACGCTCAGATCGGTTTGTATGCACTGGATCTGGACACGCAGCGGGGTATCGAGTTCGGTGCTGACGAACCTTTCGCGATGTGCTCGACGTTCAAGGCCTACGCCGCGGCGGCGGTGCTGCAGCGGACCCAGACGGGTGAGCTGACGCTCAACGACGCGATCCCGATCGAGCCCGGGGACATCCGTCCCCATTCGCCGGTGACCGAGCCGCGGGTGGGGACGTCGATGTCGTTGGCCGAGTTGTGTCAGGCCGCGCTGCAGCAGAGCGACAACGCAGCGGCCAACGGTCTGCTGCGCGTGCTGGGCGGCCCGCAGGCGATCACCGTGTTCGCACGCAGCATCGGCGACCACCGCACGCGGTTGGACCGCTGGGAGGTCGAGTTGAATTCCGCGCTGCCGGGGGATCCGAGGGACACCAGCACGCCGCGTGCGCTGGGTGACGGTTACCGCAACATCCTGACCGGCGACGTGCTGAATCCGCCGACCCGCCGACAGCTCCTGGACTGGATGCTGGCCAATCAGACCTCGAGCATGCGCGCGGGCCTGCCCGCCGGATACACCAGCGCGGACAAGACGGGTAGCGGGGATTACGGCACCACCAACGATGTCGGCGTGGCGTACGGTCCTGCCGGGCAGCAGGTGCTGCTGTCGCTGATGACCAGGTCCGCGATCGATGACCCCGACGCCCCGAGTCTGCGCCCGCTCATCGGTGAGCTGGCAGCGCTGGCGCTGTCCGAACTAGGTTAG
- a CDS encoding pitrilysin family protein, with protein sequence MQRRRAAESKAVRRTLLPGGLRVVTEHIPSVHSASVGVWVNVGSRDEGRSVAGAAHFLEHLLFKATPTRTAVEIAQAMDAVGGELNAFTTREHTCYYAHVLDSDLALAVDLVADVVLRGRCLAEDVEIERDVVLEEIAMRDDDPEDTLGDVFLSAMFGDHPVGRPVIGSVESISAMTRAQLHSFHLRRYTPDRMVVAVAGNVEHDEVVRLVREHFGPRLVRGRAPVPPRKGAGRVNGKPSLHLVRRDAEQTHLSLGVRTPGRNWDHRWALSVLNTALGGGLSSRLFQQIRETRGLAYSVYSTVDTFAESGALSIYAGCLPERFDEVVRVTTDVLTEVARDGITADECRIAKGSLRGGLVLGLEDSASRMNRIGRSELNYGKHRSIAETLARIDEVTLEDVNAVARQLLTKPFGAAVLGPVHRKRSLPRPLQRIGS encoded by the coding sequence ATGCAGCGACGCCGAGCAGCTGAGTCGAAGGCGGTCCGCCGCACCCTGTTGCCCGGTGGCCTGCGTGTGGTCACCGAGCACATCCCGTCGGTGCATTCGGCATCGGTCGGGGTGTGGGTGAACGTCGGATCCCGCGACGAGGGCCGCAGCGTGGCCGGTGCGGCCCATTTCCTCGAACACTTGTTGTTCAAGGCGACGCCGACCCGCACCGCGGTCGAGATCGCCCAGGCGATGGACGCGGTCGGCGGTGAGCTGAACGCGTTCACCACCCGGGAGCACACGTGCTACTACGCACACGTGCTGGACTCGGATCTGGCGCTGGCCGTCGATCTCGTCGCCGACGTAGTGCTGCGTGGGCGATGCCTCGCCGAGGACGTCGAGATCGAGCGGGACGTGGTGCTCGAAGAGATCGCCATGCGCGACGACGACCCGGAGGACACGCTCGGCGACGTCTTCCTGTCGGCGATGTTCGGTGACCACCCCGTCGGCCGACCGGTGATCGGCAGTGTCGAGTCGATCTCGGCGATGACGCGGGCTCAGCTGCATTCCTTCCACCTGCGCCGCTACACGCCGGATCGGATGGTCGTCGCCGTCGCCGGAAACGTCGAGCACGACGAGGTGGTCCGGCTCGTCCGTGAGCACTTCGGTCCGCGGCTGGTGCGCGGGCGGGCCCCGGTGCCGCCCCGCAAGGGGGCGGGACGGGTGAACGGCAAGCCGTCGCTGCATCTGGTGCGCCGTGACGCCGAGCAGACCCACTTGTCGCTCGGGGTGCGGACCCCGGGACGGAACTGGGATCATCGCTGGGCGCTGTCGGTGCTCAACACCGCTCTCGGTGGTGGCCTGAGTTCGCGCCTGTTCCAACAGATCCGGGAGACGCGCGGGCTGGCGTACTCGGTGTATTCCACGGTGGACACATTCGCCGAGAGTGGAGCACTGTCGATCTACGCAGGGTGCCTACCGGAGCGGTTCGACGAGGTCGTGCGGGTGACCACCGACGTGCTGACCGAGGTGGCCCGTGACGGAATCACCGCCGACGAGTGCAGGATCGCGAAGGGGTCGCTGCGGGGCGGGCTGGTGCTCGGTCTCGAGGATTCGGCGTCGCGGATGAACCGGATCGGGCGCAGCGAGCTGAACTACGGCAAGCACCGCAGCATCGCCGAGACGCTGGCGCGCATCGACGAGGTCACCCTCGAGGACGTCAACGCGGTCGCGCGGCAACTGCTCACCAAACCCTTCGGTGCGGCGGTGCTCGGCCCGGTGCACAGGAAGCGGTCGCTGCCGCGGCCGTTGCAGAGGATCGGGAGCTGA
- the ald gene encoding alanine dehydrogenase produces the protein MRVGIPTEIKNNEYRVAVTPAGVAELVRRGHEVLIQSGAGDGSAISDADFKRAGAQLVTGADEVWAEAELLLKVKEPIEAEYSRMREGQTLFTYLHLAASRSCTDALMASRTTSIAYETVQTADGALPLLAPMSEVAGRLSAQVGAYHLMRTQGGRGVLMGGVPGVAPAKVVVIGGGMAGDNAAAVAWGMGAHVTVFDLNVNTLRKIDAEYGGAIETRYSSRLDLEDAVKQADLVIGAVLVPGHKAPKLVTNSTVAAMKPGAVLVDIAIDQGGCFEDSRPTTHDDPTFTVHDTVFYCVANMPGAVPRTSTWALTNATMPYVLKIADKGWRDACRADAALANGLSTHEGALLSDEVAADLDLPYTDPADVLA, from the coding sequence CATCCAGTCCGGGGCGGGTGACGGATCGGCGATCTCGGACGCCGACTTCAAGCGCGCCGGCGCACAGCTGGTCACCGGCGCCGACGAGGTGTGGGCCGAGGCCGAACTGCTGCTCAAGGTCAAAGAACCGATCGAAGCCGAGTACTCGCGGATGCGCGAAGGCCAGACCCTGTTCACCTACCTGCACCTGGCGGCGTCCAGGTCGTGCACTGACGCGCTCATGGCCTCACGCACCACGTCGATCGCCTACGAAACCGTCCAGACGGCCGACGGTGCGCTGCCGTTGCTCGCGCCGATGAGCGAGGTGGCGGGGCGACTCTCCGCGCAGGTGGGTGCCTATCACCTGATGCGCACCCAGGGCGGCCGCGGCGTCCTGATGGGCGGCGTCCCCGGTGTCGCGCCGGCCAAGGTCGTGGTCATCGGCGGTGGCATGGCCGGCGACAATGCCGCCGCCGTGGCCTGGGGCATGGGCGCGCACGTCACCGTGTTCGACCTCAACGTCAACACACTGCGCAAGATCGACGCCGAGTACGGCGGCGCCATCGAGACCCGTTACTCATCGAGGCTCGACCTGGAGGATGCGGTCAAGCAGGCCGACCTGGTGATCGGCGCGGTCCTGGTGCCCGGCCACAAGGCCCCCAAGCTCGTCACCAATTCGACGGTGGCGGCGATGAAGCCGGGTGCGGTCCTTGTCGACATCGCCATCGACCAGGGCGGCTGCTTCGAGGATTCCCGCCCCACCACCCACGACGATCCGACGTTCACGGTGCACGACACGGTGTTCTACTGCGTGGCCAACATGCCCGGCGCGGTGCCGCGTACGTCGACGTGGGCGCTGACCAACGCCACGATGCCCTACGTGCTCAAGATCGCCGACAAGGGCTGGCGGGATGCCTGCCGCGCCGATGCCGCGCTGGCGAATGGGCTCTCGACCCATGAGGGCGCGCTGCTGTCCGATGAGGTGGCCGCCGATCTCGATCTGCCCTACACCGATCCGGCCGACGTCCTGGCCTGA
- a CDS encoding DUF4334 domain-containing protein, whose protein sequence is MVALTDVLTDVPTTTAGALELFDSCPAIETDFMLGTWHGVELPTGHRLDGLLAASGWWGKHFKDCETVHPLLFPTADGTGLWPLNPVLAFAGLGAAARLPALGSRGFAGVITALKPALRARGPKARLRTTRYRGVDTATMIYDQLPVNDVFRSIDDRTVLGAMDLRGIRTPYFFVLQRDNSLRLT, encoded by the coding sequence ATGGTTGCGCTGACCGACGTGCTCACCGACGTTCCGACCACCACCGCCGGGGCGCTGGAGCTCTTCGACTCCTGCCCTGCCATCGAGACCGACTTCATGCTCGGCACCTGGCACGGTGTGGAACTGCCGACCGGCCATCGACTGGACGGGCTGCTGGCCGCCAGCGGCTGGTGGGGCAAACACTTCAAGGACTGCGAAACAGTCCACCCGTTGCTCTTCCCCACCGCCGACGGCACCGGCCTGTGGCCGCTGAACCCGGTGCTGGCGTTCGCCGGCCTCGGAGCGGCCGCCAGGCTGCCCGCACTCGGGAGCCGCGGCTTCGCGGGCGTCATCACCGCGCTCAAACCCGCCCTCCGGGCGCGGGGGCCCAAGGCCAGGCTGCGCACCACCCGCTACCGCGGCGTGGACACCGCCACGATGATCTACGACCAGCTACCGGTCAACGACGTGTTCCGCTCGATCGACGACCGAACCGTGCTGGGCGCGATGGATCTGCGCGGTATCAGGACGCCGTATTTCTTTGTGCTGCAACGCGACAACTCGCTGCGACTAACCTAG